In Archangium violaceum, the following are encoded in one genomic region:
- a CDS encoding OPT family oligopeptide transporter, which translates to MRALALGSLIGALMCLSNLYVGLKTGLAFPAALIACVVGLGAQGALMKLSSSLFGPRLSLQETSAMQSAASSAGYSTGGTIVTASVGYLLLSGHHPPLWALLLWTLLGSALGVVLALPLQRAFIRREPLPFPSGLAAASVARSLHAGDESGRRGARALGAGALGAGLLAFARDGLQWLPAALALPGALLGVPLESLSFALDLTLVPLGTGALVGLRVGTSLLLGSLVCFGALAPWLLGRGMIAQPGFFGVLEWSMWPGAALVTSASFTHLALQRGLLRRTLGALFGSRPSGDSQPDAAEVPRSWFLAATAVLSLGLVAVGTVTFEIPWPLGVLGVLLSFALAAVACRATGETDITPTGPLGQLAQLVFGVLLPGNTVANAMASSLSGNIASSSADLLTDVKAGYLLGVPPRQTFLAQLWGCLVGSALIVPVFFLLVPDTSAISETRFPAPAGFFVAGVARVLSTGLGSLSEAARWGALIGGLAGVVLVLLERFAPEPVRRFVPSPIALGLAFALPASVSLSIFLGSLAAALLARWRPVLADAATVPLASGLIAGESLVSLLALLFSASS; encoded by the coding sequence TTGCGTGCTCTGGCACTCGGCAGCCTCATCGGCGCGCTCATGTGCCTGTCCAACCTCTACGTGGGATTGAAGACCGGCCTCGCCTTCCCGGCCGCCCTCATCGCCTGCGTCGTCGGACTCGGGGCGCAGGGCGCTCTCATGAAGCTGAGCTCCTCCCTCTTCGGGCCCAGGCTCAGCCTCCAGGAGACGAGCGCCATGCAGTCCGCCGCCTCCTCCGCCGGCTACTCCACCGGTGGCACCATCGTCACCGCGAGCGTCGGCTACCTGCTGCTCTCCGGCCACCACCCTCCCCTCTGGGCCCTCCTGCTGTGGACCCTGCTCGGCTCCGCGCTCGGCGTCGTCCTCGCCCTGCCCCTGCAGCGCGCCTTCATCCGCCGCGAGCCCCTGCCCTTCCCCTCCGGTCTCGCCGCCGCCTCCGTGGCGCGCTCGCTCCACGCCGGAGATGAGTCGGGCCGGCGCGGCGCACGGGCACTCGGCGCCGGGGCGCTCGGGGCGGGACTCCTGGCGTTCGCTCGTGATGGGCTCCAGTGGCTCCCCGCAGCGCTCGCGTTGCCGGGCGCCCTGCTCGGTGTGCCGCTGGAGAGTCTGTCCTTCGCCCTCGACCTCACGCTCGTTCCGCTGGGCACCGGTGCGCTCGTGGGGCTGCGGGTCGGGACTTCTCTGCTGCTCGGCTCGCTCGTGTGCTTCGGCGCTCTCGCGCCCTGGCTGCTCGGGCGCGGGATGATCGCCCAGCCGGGGTTCTTCGGGGTGCTCGAGTGGAGCATGTGGCCGGGCGCCGCCCTGGTGACGAGCGCCTCCTTCACGCACCTGGCGCTCCAGCGCGGGCTCTTGCGCCGCACGCTCGGAGCATTGTTCGGCTCGCGCCCGTCCGGGGACTCACAGCCCGATGCGGCGGAGGTTCCCCGCTCGTGGTTCCTCGCCGCGACCGCGGTGCTCTCGCTGGGGCTCGTGGCCGTGGGCACGGTGACCTTCGAGATTCCCTGGCCTCTCGGCGTGCTGGGCGTGCTGCTCTCCTTCGCGCTCGCCGCCGTGGCGTGCCGCGCCACGGGTGAGACGGACATCACCCCCACCGGTCCGCTCGGTCAGCTGGCCCAGCTCGTCTTCGGGGTGCTCCTGCCGGGCAACACCGTGGCCAACGCCATGGCCTCCAGCCTCTCCGGCAACATCGCGTCCTCCAGCGCGGATCTGCTCACCGATGTGAAGGCAGGGTACCTGCTCGGAGTCCCTCCCCGGCAGACCTTCCTCGCCCAGCTCTGGGGCTGCCTCGTCGGCTCGGCCCTCATCGTCCCCGTCTTCTTCCTGCTGGTGCCGGACACCTCGGCCATCTCCGAGACGCGCTTCCCCGCTCCCGCCGGCTTCTTCGTGGCCGGCGTGGCGCGCGTGCTCTCCACCGGGCTCGGAAGTCTCTCCGAGGCGGCGCGCTGGGGTGCGCTCATCGGAGGACTCGCCGGCGTGGTGCTCGTCCTCCTGGAGCGCTTCGCTCCCGAGCCGGTGCGGCGCTTCGTCCCCTCCCCCATCGCCCTGGGGCTCGCCTTCGCGCTGCCCGCCTCGGTGTCCCTGTCCATCTTCCTGGGCTCGTTGGCCGCAGCGCTCCTGGCCCGCTGGAGGCCCGTCCTCGCGGACGCGGCCACGGTGCCGCTGGCCTCGGGGCTCATCGCCGGAGAAAGTCTGGTGAGCCTGCTCGCTTTGCTGTTCTCCGCTTCCTCCTGA
- a CDS encoding LysR substrate-binding domain-containing protein, producing MQDLNDLFFFTEVVANGGFAPAGRALRQPKSKLSRRVARLEEQLGVRLIERSSRRFRVTDVGQAFYEHCRNVMTEVKRAEAVAAATQGEPHGPVRFSCPLGLMEPLARVLADFLERHPRVNLQVVATNRRVDLINERIDVALRVRTTLDTDAELTLRTLTRSRRILVASPALAKRLGDTTEVATLTSHPTLSATEQAGQDVWELVGPEQRTISLHHEPRMACGDFGALREAALSGLGIALLPDHSCGPELKSGQLVRVFPDWHAPDGTVHLVFTARRGLPPPVSALIDHVTRCFRDEALLPAVD from the coding sequence ATGCAGGACCTGAACGACTTGTTCTTCTTCACGGAGGTCGTGGCGAACGGCGGTTTCGCACCGGCTGGCCGGGCACTGCGGCAACCCAAATCGAAGCTCAGCCGCCGGGTGGCACGGCTGGAGGAGCAGTTGGGAGTACGGCTGATCGAACGGTCCTCGCGTCGCTTCCGCGTCACCGACGTCGGACAGGCGTTCTACGAGCACTGCCGGAATGTGATGACGGAGGTGAAGCGGGCCGAGGCGGTCGCGGCCGCGACCCAGGGCGAGCCCCACGGTCCGGTCAGGTTCAGCTGTCCCCTCGGCCTGATGGAGCCCCTGGCGCGCGTGCTGGCCGACTTCCTGGAGCGCCATCCCCGGGTGAACCTGCAGGTGGTGGCCACCAACCGGCGGGTGGATCTCATCAACGAGCGGATCGACGTGGCGCTCCGGGTGCGCACCACGCTCGACACCGACGCGGAGCTCACCCTGCGCACGCTCACGAGGAGCCGGCGCATCCTCGTCGCGAGCCCCGCCCTGGCGAAACGCCTGGGCGACACGACCGAGGTCGCGACGCTCACCTCGCACCCGACGCTGAGCGCGACCGAACAAGCGGGCCAGGACGTCTGGGAGCTCGTCGGACCCGAGCAGCGGACGATCTCCCTCCACCATGAGCCACGGATGGCCTGCGGAGATTTCGGCGCGCTGAGGGAAGCGGCGCTCTCGGGGCTGGGCATAGCCCTGCTGCCCGACCACTCCTGCGGGCCCGAATTGAAGTCCGGCCAGCTCGTCAGGGTGTTCCCGGACTGGCATGCACCGGATGGGACGGTCCATCTCGTCTTCACCGCCCGCCGGGGCCTGCCCCCGCCCGTCAGCGCGTTGATCGACCACGTGACCAGGTGCTTCCGCGATGAGGCGCTGCTGCCGGCTGTCGATTGA
- a CDS encoding DUF7452 domain-containing protein, producing the protein MKITKTLPSLLSAVVLALVLSTSAQAQTSQRTFVHRTTTANKSGHITFVSHPSVLSDPNAIIRVTHNWNPPGIPATYLNCIVGVYYAGGSWGIFNQDTSCQMPLDASFNVAVGQGFVHDVTTANTSGHITYLNHPLTNGNPSALVTATHLWKGTYNKSDIGVWYDSFQGKWAIFNEDTTVAMATGMAFSVNVQTASRFAFTLVVPSTTVGHTAVIDHVLLNGNPNAIITLTKNWSAASIYNNSPASVYYDGSKWRVYFDDFKAIAGMAFNVEIH; encoded by the coding sequence ATGAAGATCACGAAGACCCTGCCGTCGCTGCTGAGCGCCGTTGTCCTGGCCCTCGTCCTGTCCACCTCGGCCCAGGCCCAGACGAGCCAGCGCACGTTCGTCCACCGGACCACGACGGCGAACAAGAGCGGCCACATCACGTTCGTCAGCCACCCGAGCGTCCTGAGCGACCCGAACGCCATCATCCGGGTGACGCACAACTGGAACCCGCCGGGGATTCCGGCCACCTACCTCAACTGCATCGTCGGCGTGTATTACGCGGGTGGCTCCTGGGGCATCTTCAACCAGGACACCTCGTGCCAGATGCCCCTGGACGCGTCCTTCAACGTGGCGGTGGGCCAGGGCTTCGTGCACGACGTGACGACGGCCAACACCAGCGGCCACATCACGTACCTCAACCACCCGCTGACCAACGGCAACCCCTCGGCCCTGGTGACCGCGACGCACCTGTGGAAGGGCACCTACAACAAGAGCGACATCGGCGTCTGGTACGACAGCTTCCAGGGCAAGTGGGCCATCTTCAACGAGGACACCACGGTCGCGATGGCCACGGGCATGGCCTTCAGCGTGAACGTGCAGACGGCCAGCCGCTTCGCGTTCACCCTGGTGGTTCCGAGCACCACCGTGGGTCACACCGCGGTCATCGACCACGTGCTGCTCAACGGCAACCCCAACGCCATCATCACCCTGACCAAGAACTGGTCGGCGGCGTCCATCTACAACAACAGCCCCGCCAGCGTTTACTACGACGGCTCGAAGTGGCGCGTGTACTTCGATGACTTCAAGGCCATCGCGGGCATGGCCTTCAACGTGGAGATCCACTGA
- a CDS encoding metallophosphoesterase family protein produces the protein MKIAAISDIHGNLEALKAVLADIDRRGADVIVNLGDIVSGPLQPSETADLLMRLELPTIRGNHERQLLEPDLGRMGPSDRHAAQSLRPDQLDWVVSLPPTLWLSDAVFLCHGTPGDDVTYFLEQLTPSGCEPAPAALVEERAGDCTASLILCGHTHMPRVVRLRDGRTIVNPGSVGLQAYEDELPHPHKIEVGSPHARYALIERTPAGWATELLSVVYDWERAARLAEARDRRDWSTALRTGLMEIAR, from the coding sequence ATGAAGATCGCTGCCATCTCCGACATCCATGGCAACCTGGAGGCCCTCAAGGCGGTGCTGGCCGATATCGACCGGCGCGGCGCCGATGTGATCGTCAATCTCGGGGACATCGTGTCGGGCCCGCTCCAACCGAGCGAAACCGCGGACCTGCTGATGCGCCTGGAGCTGCCGACGATCCGCGGCAACCATGAACGGCAACTCCTCGAGCCCGACCTCGGGCGCATGGGTCCATCGGATCGCCACGCCGCGCAGTCGCTCCGGCCCGACCAGCTCGACTGGGTGGTCAGTCTGCCGCCGACGCTGTGGCTCTCCGATGCGGTGTTCCTCTGTCACGGCACGCCCGGCGACGATGTGACCTATTTCCTGGAGCAGCTCACTCCGTCGGGCTGCGAGCCAGCACCGGCGGCGCTCGTCGAGGAGCGGGCTGGTGATTGCACGGCTTCGCTCATCCTCTGTGGACACACACACATGCCCCGCGTCGTGCGTCTGCGAGACGGTCGCACCATCGTCAATCCGGGCAGCGTCGGTCTCCAGGCCTACGAAGACGAGCTTCCCCACCCGCACAAGATTGAAGTCGGCTCCCCGCACGCCCGCTACGCCCTCATCGAGCGCACACCCGCGGGTTGGGCAACCGAATTGCTCAGCGTGGTCTATGACTGGGAACGCGCGGCACGCCTGGCCGAGGCGAGGGACCGGCGCGACTGGTCGACGGCCTTGAGGACCGGCTTGATGGAGATCGCTCGCTAA
- a CDS encoding SDR family NAD(P)-dependent oxidoreductase, translating to MSNRLQGKVAVVTGGTSGIGLATAKRFAAEGAWVFITGRRQAELDAAVKEIGANATGVQGDVSNLADIDRLYEAVRQKQDRIDILFANAGGGEFSPLGAITEEHFDKTFTINVKGTLFTVQKALPLLRDGASVILTGSTAATKASSAFSVYGATKAAIRSFARNWMLELKDRRIRVNTLSPGPIKTPGLHGLGKTEEEARQILDFLARSVPMNRLGDPDEVARAAVFLAADDSSFVNGIELFVDGGMVQI from the coding sequence ATGAGCAACAGACTTCAGGGCAAGGTGGCGGTCGTGACCGGTGGGACCTCGGGAATCGGCCTGGCGACGGCGAAGCGGTTCGCGGCGGAGGGCGCATGGGTCTTCATCACGGGCCGCCGGCAGGCCGAGCTCGACGCCGCGGTGAAGGAGATCGGCGCCAACGCCACGGGGGTCCAGGGTGACGTGTCGAACCTCGCGGACATCGACCGCCTCTACGAAGCGGTGCGGCAGAAGCAGGACCGGATCGACATCCTCTTCGCCAACGCCGGCGGCGGCGAGTTCTCGCCCCTCGGCGCCATCACCGAGGAGCATTTCGACAAGACCTTCACCATCAACGTGAAGGGCACCCTGTTCACCGTGCAGAAGGCGTTGCCGCTGCTGCGCGACGGCGCATCGGTCATCCTCACCGGCTCGACGGCGGCGACCAAGGCCTCCTCGGCGTTCAGCGTCTACGGCGCGACCAAGGCCGCCATCCGGAGCTTCGCCCGCAACTGGATGCTCGAGCTGAAGGACCGCCGCATCCGCGTCAATACCCTCAGCCCTGGTCCCATCAAGACTCCCGGCCTGCATGGCCTCGGTAAGACCGAGGAGGAGGCGCGGCAGATCCTGGACTTCCTGGCGCGCTCCGTTCCGATGAACCGGCTGGGCGATCCCGACGAGGTCGCCAGGGCCGCCGTGTTCCTCGCCGCGGACGACAGCAGCTTCGTCAACGGCATCGAGCTCTTCGTCGACGGAGGCATGGTGCAGATTTGA
- a CDS encoding DUF2378 family protein yields the protein MPSPAVVQELEQRMGAAPEGATVRGLIFNAVFKLVAQHLGEKTSTELRATIAKKPLVDFFSYPVRDFLKVLYGAGELLSPRYGSIDDAIRACGAAAIGGFFQSSVGKTLTNIIGKGDPKRLLSSSPTAYGTAVSYGQREYTALGERRVRLHFRGDMQPVEFHQGLLEEALRAVGCPGRVEVKKLGLDEAEYLIEW from the coding sequence ATGCCTTCTCCCGCCGTCGTCCAGGAACTCGAGCAGCGGATGGGGGCCGCCCCCGAGGGCGCCACCGTCCGCGGTCTCATCTTCAACGCCGTCTTCAAGCTGGTGGCCCAGCATCTCGGAGAAAAGACGTCGACGGAGCTGCGCGCCACCATCGCGAAGAAGCCCCTGGTGGACTTCTTCTCCTATCCGGTCCGCGACTTCCTCAAGGTGCTCTACGGCGCGGGCGAGCTGCTCTCTCCGCGCTACGGGTCCATCGATGACGCCATCCGAGCCTGTGGCGCGGCGGCGATCGGCGGATTCTTCCAGTCCAGCGTGGGCAAGACGCTCACCAACATCATCGGAAAGGGAGACCCCAAGCGGCTCCTGTCCAGCTCGCCCACCGCCTACGGCACCGCGGTGAGCTACGGCCAGCGGGAGTACACCGCGCTGGGCGAGCGCCGCGTGCGCCTGCACTTCCGCGGCGACATGCAGCCCGTGGAGTTCCACCAGGGCTTGTTGGAGGAGGCGCTCCGGGCCGTGGGCTGCCCCGGACGTGTGGAGGTCAAGAAGCTCGGCCTCGACGAGGCCGAGTACCTCATCGAGTGGTGA
- a CDS encoding serine/threonine-protein kinase has protein sequence MTHDPPAPGGSTPRPLYGEELAPGARVGGFLVEEVRHRGVVAVLYRARDERSGASVALKVMRPQYASSENALRRFEQECRTLEQLAHPHIVRVLESGELRDGRPWLAMEWLEGRDLEAELAARGPFPPREALRVLEPVAAALGAAHALGIVHRDIKAQNVMVRPGAGGAPHVTLVDFGIAKLLDPGHRSLALTSTGVTVGTPVAMAPEQILGAPVDARTDLYGLGVLLHQLLTGRLPFSAGSQAELEELHLHAPPPSPSHLAPVPTALDAVVKRCLAKRPEDRYPDTAALMEDLRRALEPSAGPGGRTRGLGLYLCARPEAGEDADDDALDALDRVLDAAREGLSRCGLALMVEGADFLLAATPLPPDASASRARRREVLEALDALWPELERHVAGAGIHLEATLHLAEAVVEPDASGAPRVVDGPLLRESGWTRGAGRPGVFVPPEVLEGLTTR, from the coding sequence ATGACGCACGACCCACCCGCCCCCGGAGGCAGCACGCCGCGCCCGCTCTATGGCGAGGAGCTCGCGCCGGGTGCGCGCGTGGGGGGATTCCTCGTCGAGGAGGTGCGGCACCGGGGCGTGGTGGCGGTGCTCTACCGGGCGCGAGACGAGCGGAGCGGCGCGTCCGTGGCGCTCAAGGTGATGAGGCCGCAGTACGCCTCGTCCGAGAACGCGCTGCGCCGCTTCGAGCAGGAGTGCCGGACGCTGGAGCAGCTCGCCCATCCGCACATCGTCCGGGTGCTGGAGTCGGGCGAGCTGCGCGATGGCCGGCCCTGGCTGGCGATGGAGTGGTTGGAGGGCAGGGACCTGGAGGCGGAGCTGGCCGCGCGAGGCCCCTTCCCACCCCGCGAGGCGCTCCGGGTGCTGGAGCCGGTGGCCGCCGCGCTGGGCGCCGCGCACGCGCTCGGCATCGTCCACCGGGACATCAAGGCGCAGAACGTGATGGTGCGTCCGGGGGCGGGAGGAGCGCCGCACGTGACGCTGGTGGACTTCGGCATCGCCAAGCTGTTGGACCCGGGCCACCGGAGCCTCGCGCTGACGAGCACCGGGGTGACGGTGGGCACGCCGGTGGCGATGGCGCCCGAGCAGATTCTCGGAGCCCCGGTGGACGCGCGCACGGACCTGTACGGGCTCGGGGTGCTGCTCCACCAGCTGCTCACCGGCCGGCTCCCCTTCAGCGCTGGCAGTCAGGCCGAGCTGGAGGAGCTGCACCTGCACGCGCCACCGCCCTCGCCCTCGCACCTCGCCCCGGTGCCCACGGCGCTGGACGCGGTGGTGAAGCGCTGCCTCGCCAAGCGCCCCGAGGACCGCTACCCGGACACGGCGGCGCTGATGGAGGACCTGCGCCGCGCGCTCGAACCCTCGGCGGGGCCGGGGGGCCGGACACGGGGCCTGGGCCTCTACCTGTGCGCCCGTCCCGAGGCCGGCGAGGACGCGGACGACGACGCGCTCGATGCGCTGGACCGGGTGCTGGACGCCGCGCGGGAGGGACTGTCCCGGTGCGGGCTGGCCCTCATGGTGGAGGGAGCGGACTTCCTGCTGGCCGCCACGCCCCTGCCCCCGGACGCGAGTGCCTCGCGGGCACGGCGGCGCGAGGTGCTGGAGGCGCTCGACGCGCTCTGGCCGGAGTTGGAGCGGCACGTGGCCGGCGCGGGCATCCACCTCGAGGCCACGCTGCACCTGGCCGAGGCGGTGGTGGAACCGGACGCGTCCGGCGCGCCGCGCGTGGTGGACGGGCCGCTGCTGCGCGAGAGCGGCTGGACGCGGGGCGCCGGACGGCCCGGCGTCTTCGTCCCCCCCGAGGTGCTGGAGGGACTCACCACTCGATGA